The Pectobacterium wasabiae CFBP 3304 DNA segment TGTCCGGCGACGGGCGGTAATATGTCCGTGCGGCTTGATGACGCGCAGTGCCTGATTACTGAATCGGGTAAAGATAAAGGCAGCCTTCAGGCTGAGGATTTCCTGCTGGTGGAGATTGCTACAAACCATGTGCCGAGCGGCCGCACGCCATCGGCAGAAACGGGGCTGCACACGCTGCTGTACCGTCGTGAGCCAACCATTGGTGCGGTGCTGCATACCCACTCGGTGAACGCTACTGTGCTGTCTCGGGTAGAGAAGGGTGCTGAACTGGTGCTGCACGGCTACGAAATGCAAAAATCGCTGGCGGGGCAGACCACTCATTTGGATCGCGTGGCGATCCCGATTTTCGATAACGATCAGGATATTCCGGCGCTGGCGCAGCGAGTAACCGAGTACGCCAGCCACACGCCGCTACGCTACGGTTTTCTGGTGCGTGGCCACGGCCTTTATTGCTGGGGCGCAACGGTGAAAGACGCGCGCCG contains these protein-coding regions:
- a CDS encoding methylthioribulose 1-phosphate dehydratase, encoding MTENQQLTALLAACHWIGEKGWCPATGGNMSVRLDDAQCLITESGKDKGSLQAEDFLLVEIATNHVPSGRTPSAETGLHTLLYRREPTIGAVLHTHSVNATVLSRVEKGAELVLHGYEMQKSLAGQTTHLDRVAIPIFDNDQDIPALAQRVTEYASHTPLRYGFLVRGHGLYCWGATVKDARRHLEGLEFLFQCELQRRLLEAKA